One Mycolicibacterium fluoranthenivorans DNA segment encodes these proteins:
- a CDS encoding acyl-CoA carboxylase subunit beta, which translates to MTTLKSTLDPRSPAYAEAAEAMTAKLAELDTEHAKALAGGGEKYVDRHHARGKLTARERVELLVDPDSPFLELSPLAAWGSDFAVGASVVTGIGAVEGVECLIVANDPTVKGGTTNPWTLKKMLRANQIALENRLPLISLVESGGADLPTQKEIFIPGGRGFRDLTRLSAAGIPTIALVFGNSTAGGAYIPGMSDHVVMIKERSKVFLAGPPLVKMATGEESDDESLGGAEMHARTSGLGDYLAIDELDAIRIGRRIVARLNWRKQGPAPAPVVEPRFDAEELIGLVGADLRIPFDPRDVIARIVDDSDFDEFKPLYGSSLVTGWARLYGYPVGILANARGVLFSEESQKATQFIQLANRADTPLLFLHNTTGYMVGKQYEEGGMIKHGSMMINAVSNSTVPHISLLIGASYGAGHYGMCGRAYDPRFLFAWPSAKSAVMGGTQLAGVLSIVSRAAAEARGQTVDEDADAALRAAVEAQIEAESLPAFLSGRLYDDGVIDPRDTRTVLGMCLSAIASGPIEGTSNFGVFRM; encoded by the coding sequence ATGACCACACTGAAATCCACCCTGGACCCGCGCTCGCCCGCGTACGCCGAGGCGGCCGAGGCGATGACGGCCAAGCTCGCCGAGCTCGACACCGAGCACGCCAAGGCGCTCGCCGGCGGCGGGGAGAAATACGTCGACCGCCATCATGCCCGGGGCAAGCTGACCGCGCGGGAACGGGTCGAACTGTTGGTGGATCCGGATTCGCCGTTCCTGGAACTGAGCCCGCTCGCGGCGTGGGGCAGCGATTTCGCCGTCGGCGCCAGCGTGGTGACCGGGATCGGCGCGGTAGAAGGCGTCGAATGCCTGATCGTCGCCAACGACCCGACGGTCAAGGGCGGCACCACCAATCCGTGGACGTTGAAAAAGATGCTGCGGGCCAACCAGATCGCGCTGGAGAACCGGCTCCCACTGATTTCCCTGGTCGAATCCGGCGGGGCCGACCTGCCCACCCAGAAGGAGATCTTCATCCCCGGCGGCCGGGGTTTCCGGGATCTGACCAGGTTGTCCGCCGCCGGCATTCCCACCATCGCGCTGGTCTTCGGCAACTCCACCGCCGGCGGCGCCTACATCCCCGGCATGTCCGACCACGTCGTGATGATCAAGGAACGCTCCAAGGTGTTCCTGGCCGGTCCGCCGCTGGTGAAGATGGCCACCGGCGAGGAGTCCGACGACGAATCCCTCGGCGGCGCCGAGATGCACGCCCGCACTTCCGGTCTGGGTGATTACCTGGCCATCGACGAACTCGACGCCATCCGGATCGGGCGGCGCATCGTGGCGCGGCTGAACTGGCGCAAACAAGGCCCCGCACCCGCCCCGGTGGTCGAACCACGCTTCGACGCGGAGGAGCTGATCGGCCTGGTCGGCGCCGACCTGCGCATCCCGTTCGATCCGCGCGATGTGATCGCCCGGATCGTGGACGACTCCGATTTCGACGAGTTCAAACCGCTGTACGGTTCCTCGCTGGTGACGGGGTGGGCCCGGCTGTACGGCTACCCGGTCGGCATCCTGGCCAATGCGCGGGGCGTGCTGTTCAGCGAGGAATCCCAGAAGGCCACCCAGTTCATCCAGCTCGCCAACCGCGCCGACACCCCGTTGCTGTTCCTGCACAACACCACCGGCTACATGGTGGGCAAGCAGTACGAAGAGGGCGGCATGATCAAACACGGTTCGATGATGATCAACGCGGTCTCCAACTCGACCGTGCCGCACATCTCGTTGCTGATCGGAGCGTCCTACGGCGCGGGCCATTACGGCATGTGCGGGCGGGCCTATGATCCGCGGTTCCTGTTCGCCTGGCCCAGCGCTAAATCCGCGGTGATGGGCGGTACCCAGCTGGCCGGTGTGCTCTCCATCGTCAGCCGGGCCGCCGCCGAGGCCCGCGGACAGACGGTCGACGAGGACGCCGATGCGGCTCTGCGGGCCGCGGTGGAGGCACAGATCGAGGCCGAATCACTGCCGGCCTTCCTGTCCGGCCGGCTCTACGACGACGGCGTGATCGATCCCCGCGACACCCGCACCGTGTTGGGAATGTGCCTGTCCGCCATCGCCAGTGGCCCGATCGAGGGGACGTCGAACTTCGGCGTCTTCAGGATGTAG
- a CDS encoding acyclic terpene utilization AtuA family protein, which yields MTPAAGAVRIGNCSGFYGDRLAAMREMLSGGELDFLTGDYLAELTMLILARDRAKNPGLGYAKTFLRQLEDCLGIALDRGVKIVANAGGLNPAALATAVRELADRLGLTVNVAHVEGDDLVGRAEELGFGNVLAANAYLGAWGIVDCLNAGADIVVTGRVTDASVIVGPAAAHHGWSRTDYDALAGAVAAGHIIECGTQATGGNFSFFTEIPATDGVFRPGFPLAEIAADGSSIITKHAGTGGLVSPDTVTAQLLYEITGARYANPDVTLRMDSISLSPDGPDRVRVDGVRGEAPPPTLKVSLNSIGGFRNATSFVLTGLDIEAKAELLQRQLESSLTKRPAELEWTLARTDHPDADTEEAASALLHCAVRDPDPATVGRQFSSAAVELALASYPGFTSTAPPGEGQVYGVFTPGYVDAGLVPHIAVHADGNRVDIPAATETLVLAPADEPPSPPPPADGPTVRAPLGRVAGARSGDKGGSANVGVWVRTDPQWQWLAHTLTVDKLRELLPETAELEVTRYVLPNLRALNFVIDGILGKGVAYQARFDPQAKGLGEWLRSRCLDIPERLL from the coding sequence GTGACGCCTGCAGCTGGTGCGGTCCGGATCGGCAACTGTTCGGGCTTCTACGGCGATCGCCTCGCGGCGATGCGGGAGATGCTCAGCGGCGGTGAGCTGGATTTTCTGACCGGCGACTATCTCGCCGAACTCACCATGCTCATCCTGGCGCGCGACCGCGCGAAGAACCCCGGGCTGGGCTACGCCAAGACCTTCCTGCGTCAGCTCGAAGACTGCCTGGGCATCGCGCTCGACCGGGGCGTGAAGATCGTGGCCAACGCGGGCGGCCTGAACCCCGCGGCTCTGGCCACCGCGGTGCGCGAACTCGCCGACCGCCTGGGCCTGACCGTCAACGTCGCCCATGTGGAAGGTGACGACCTCGTCGGGCGCGCCGAGGAACTGGGGTTCGGGAATGTGCTCGCCGCCAACGCCTACCTCGGCGCGTGGGGCATCGTCGACTGCCTGAACGCCGGCGCCGACATCGTGGTGACCGGCCGCGTCACCGACGCCTCGGTGATCGTCGGGCCGGCCGCAGCACATCACGGCTGGAGCAGGACCGACTACGACGCGCTGGCCGGTGCCGTCGCCGCGGGCCACATCATCGAATGCGGCACGCAGGCCACCGGCGGCAACTTCTCCTTCTTCACGGAGATCCCGGCGACCGACGGGGTGTTCCGGCCCGGCTTCCCGCTGGCCGAGATCGCCGCCGACGGATCCTCGATCATCACCAAACACGCCGGGACCGGCGGCCTGGTCAGCCCGGATACCGTCACCGCGCAACTGCTCTACGAGATCACCGGTGCGCGGTACGCCAACCCGGACGTGACGCTGCGGATGGATTCGATATCGCTGTCCCCCGACGGGCCGGACCGGGTACGGGTGGACGGCGTGCGCGGCGAGGCACCGCCACCGACGCTGAAGGTGTCGCTCAACAGCATCGGCGGGTTCCGCAACGCGACGTCGTTCGTGCTCACCGGCCTGGACATCGAGGCCAAGGCCGAATTGCTGCAGCGCCAGCTGGAGAGCAGTCTCACGAAGCGACCGGCCGAACTGGAATGGACCCTGGCCCGTACCGACCATCCCGATGCCGACACCGAAGAAGCCGCCAGCGCCCTGCTGCACTGCGCGGTCCGCGACCCCGATCCCGCCACGGTGGGCCGCCAGTTCTCTTCGGCCGCAGTCGAACTCGCACTGGCCAGCTACCCCGGCTTCACCTCGACCGCACCCCCCGGGGAAGGTCAGGTGTACGGCGTGTTCACCCCTGGCTACGTCGACGCCGGGCTGGTGCCACATATCGCGGTGCACGCCGACGGCAACCGGGTCGATATCCCCGCCGCCACCGAGACGCTGGTACTTGCCCCCGCCGACGAACCTCCCTCGCCGCCACCACCTGCCGATGGGCCGACGGTGCGGGCCCCGCTGGGCCGCGTCGCGGGTGCCCGCAGCGGCGACAAGGGCGGATCGGCGAACGTCGGCGTGTGGGTGCGCACCGACCCGCAGTGGCAGTGGCTGGCGCACACCCTGACGGTGGACAAGCTGCGCGAATTGCTGCCGGAGACTGCCGAACTGGAGGTCACCCGGTACGTGCTGCCCAATCTGCGCGCACTCAACTTCGTCATCGACGGCATCCTGGGCAAGGGTGTCGCCTATCAAGCCCGGTTCGACCCGCAGGCCAAGGGCCTCGGCGAATGGTTGCGATCCCGCTGTCTCGACATCCCGGAAAGGCTGCTGTGA
- a CDS encoding acyl-CoA dehydrogenase family protein: MTDIWHTPERDELRKTVRTFAEREILPNASAWERDGELPRDLHLKAGAAGLLGAGMPESVGGGGGDGADAVVICEEMHQAGAPGGVFASLFTCGIAVPHMIASGDQRLIDTYVRPTLQGNLIGSLAITEPGGGSDVGHLTTKAVRDGDHYVVNGAKTYITSGVRADYVVTAVRTGGPGAAGVSLIVVDKGTPGFEVSRKLDKMGWRSSDTAELSYTDVRVPITNLVGVENTGFLQIAGAFVSERVGLAAQAYSSAQRCLDLTVDWCRNRETFGRPLITRQAVQNTLAEMARRIDVARVYTRRLVERQLNGDDNLITEVCFAKNTAVEAGEWVANQAVQLFGGMGYMAESEVERQYRDMRILGIGGGTTEILTALAAKTLGYQA, from the coding sequence GTGACCGACATCTGGCACACCCCAGAACGCGACGAGCTCCGAAAGACGGTGCGCACCTTCGCCGAACGCGAAATCCTGCCCAACGCCTCGGCGTGGGAACGCGACGGTGAGCTGCCGCGCGATCTGCACCTCAAGGCCGGCGCCGCGGGACTGCTCGGCGCCGGCATGCCCGAATCGGTGGGTGGTGGGGGTGGCGACGGCGCCGACGCCGTCGTCATCTGCGAGGAGATGCACCAGGCCGGCGCCCCCGGCGGCGTGTTCGCCTCCCTGTTCACCTGCGGGATCGCGGTGCCGCACATGATCGCCTCGGGCGACCAGCGGCTGATCGACACCTACGTGCGACCCACCTTGCAGGGCAACCTGATCGGCTCGCTGGCCATCACCGAGCCCGGCGGTGGCTCCGATGTCGGGCACCTCACCACCAAAGCTGTCCGCGACGGCGACCATTACGTCGTCAACGGCGCCAAGACCTACATCACCTCGGGCGTGCGAGCCGACTACGTGGTGACCGCCGTGCGCACCGGCGGCCCGGGCGCGGCCGGGGTGTCCCTGATCGTGGTCGACAAGGGCACACCGGGATTCGAGGTCAGCCGCAAGCTGGACAAGATGGGCTGGCGCTCCAGCGATACCGCCGAGCTGTCCTACACCGATGTGCGGGTCCCCATCACCAATCTGGTGGGCGTGGAGAACACCGGCTTCCTGCAGATCGCGGGCGCATTCGTGTCCGAACGGGTCGGTCTTGCCGCCCAAGCCTATTCGAGTGCGCAGCGGTGCCTCGACCTCACCGTCGACTGGTGCCGCAACCGCGAGACGTTCGGTAGGCCACTCATCACCCGCCAGGCCGTGCAGAACACGCTGGCCGAGATGGCGCGCCGGATCGATGTGGCCCGGGTGTACACGCGCCGGCTGGTGGAGCGGCAACTGAACGGGGATGACAACCTGATCACCGAGGTGTGCTTCGCCAAGAACACCGCCGTGGAGGCCGGCGAGTGGGTGGCCAACCAGGCCGTCCAGTTGTTCGGCGGCATGGGCTATATGGCCGAGTCCGAGGTGGAGCGGCAATACCGCGATATGCGGATCCTCGGCATCGGCGGGGGTACCACGGAGATCCTCACCGCACTGGCCGCCAAGACGTTGGGGTATCAGGCATGA